The Arachis ipaensis cultivar K30076 chromosome B07, Araip1.1, whole genome shotgun sequence genomic interval AGCATGGCTTCCGTGTGATTGCGACACTTGTCGACTGCGACCCCCACCTACACTACCCACGTGCAATCGGTCATGAATTTTCGGCCTCTGCAGAATCAATCTCAAGCTGCAGCAATAATGGCAATTTAAAACGAAGAGGGGATTAGGGTTTACAGACCTAGGACTAATTTGACATACATATGGAAACATATCTTGTCACCAGCCACTCTGCGCTAAGCTGGCATGCTCGTATGCCACACTGGCAGCCACATAAGTAACAGTTAACGGTGTCACCGACAGAATTCACAGAAATTTAACGGAAGGACTAACAttaccaattttaaatttttcaaggacaatttttattatctttttcttacGGAGACTCATTTGGAGATCGGGCTATCTTTCGAGGACCAATTTAACTATTTACTCTTAGTTTTTCACTCTAGTATCTAACTAACTTCTCATCCTATTAGTAATCCAACTATTTCACTTATAACAGTTGGCTATCAGCTTCTTTTCGCcgacaattttttaaaaaattaactttcAATTTTCAATGTGTGTCATCTTTTACTAATAATAGCATGTGTGAAATCCTGATATTAATTGAATGACATTATTTAAGCTTAATttgataaaatttatttttttttataaataatttatcaattttttttgaaTGATAATCTTTTAAAGTTGTATAGCATATATTTGGTAAATCATACCAAAAGTAACTTTAATAAAGATAAGCAATAATAATTATGTTTATTGGTAACATagcttttaatatttaaaatggcCATAATAAACATAAATAGAGAGATAATTTTTTATCGTAAATAAAATTTGACATCAAGTTatcaataatttaaataaaaaaatctaaatatttattaatatatgaaaTTCGTTAAATAATGCTTAGGTATCTNNNNNNNNNNNNNNNNNNNNNNNNNNNNNNNNNNNNNNNNNNNNNNNNNNNNNNNNNNNNNNNNNNNNNNNNNNNNNNNNNACATTTACTATATATGTAGACATGTTACTATATATTTGGTTAGACACTTAAAATGTCCAAACTATAGTTTAATTCCTAGAAGAGCTAAACCCAATGAACACTTTTTAAGCTAAGGTGGGGAGGATATCCCTCTTTTAGAGCTGAACACTTTTGTTTTTAAGGAACATCCCTTTTTAAATTATGTTTTCGGCATTGGCTTTTTAGTTATAAAGAAATAATAAACTTATAAACTACCAACAAATTAAACTTATTATATTAGATACAGACAGGTCCAAAGTTAGACAACTATCCATAACGAAAGGGTATTTGAGTGTTCACGCCACCAATCAAGTTAACGTTGATTGTTCCAGCCATAATTTCTCTTATAGCTAGTCTGAAAATGTAAGCAGACACTCgtgttaatttaaaattaatcaacAAACATgtcttcaataaaaaaaaaatcaaataactgATGATTGATAAACAAAaagtaataataaaaagaaacaaagggtGGATATCTAAATGAGTAAACCCTAATAACAAATCTGAAGGTTAACTAACAAATTATATTAGCATCCTTTGTAAAGTTAGATGTAATAATTAGACTCCTAAAATTTTAGTCTATTTGGATTCCATGCCAAATTAtcaatttaatgataaaaatagTTTATTAACTAATATTGTGAGAGATAGAACAAATATAGAAAACACTTTTATATACCATAATAATATACGTGTTGCTTAAGTATTTTAGATTTCATGAATGAATTATTTGGTAATAGTATACAATGTGTCAATTTTACAAAATTACTTTAATTTCATAGAACATATAAGTACAATTATGACTACATTTATATTAGGTTTTATAGAACATATAAGAACAattgatgcccaaaaaaattaacaagtctctaatattcaaaataaaaatattttgatataaaaatatcaaatgaaaaacttaattaaaattaaaatgtacTTTTAGATTGttaatttgttatatatatattaaaaatgatcAGGCAAGGGTTTGTAATAATCTGCTGGTTTTAGGCCCTTTTTCTGCGGTTTGCTGATTTATTTTCGGTAACCAACTAACCATGTTCCCACCTCCCATGTTTCGGGGTTTTCTAATAATTACATATATATGAATTATTAAACAAATCTAATAGCTAGTTTTTCTATCATAAATAAATCTTACAATTAAGCATGTCTGAAAAGTGACTTGAGCTGATCGAAATCAGTCTAAACTCAAATTCGATCCATAAAATTAAGCTCAACTTATTAATAATAATCTAGCTTATTtataaaattcaaataatataaatataatttaaatttctcAAATAGGTGAATTGgatttattacaaaaaaaaaacatataatataaaatttgacactgatttttatgtttaaaaattaaatatttttaaaattgaaattaaactcTCCGATTTTACTTTCATAAATCAAACTGTTTGATTTGTATGATAATagcttttttaaaaaattaatcccATATTAAAGAGAAACACTATCTCTTCCAATAATAATACATGTTAcactatttttatccatataaaCAAATAAGCCTAGAAATTCATGtatttagtaattaattattttagtaaaAGAATGTATAAATGGTatacttttattatttataaagcaTTTTTAATNNNNNNNNNNNNNNNNNNNNNNNNNNNNNNNNNNNNNNNNNNNNNTTGTACTGTCTGAAtctctaaaaatatttttgaaaaaagtaaatgaaaaaatttttaatttttctaatacattaaattcataaaaaaacaCATACATTAACCTTTAACTTGTATTTTCTATAAACATTTTCTCTTAGTATTCTCTGTACCAATAACCTTAAAATACTCGTATACAAAAtccttattttatatttattttcattGTCTATCTCTTCCCCTaaatataacaaaaagaaaaaaaaatttaaatagtaAAATACCTCTATATTTGCTCATTTCCTGCCATAATAAATCTCCCCTATATCTCAGTGTCGTCAGCCGCCAATCAGTCAAACCCACGAGCTTTGACCATAccaccatataaaaaaaaaaaaaaattaaacattcaGAAAAAAATGTACACGttggcaaaaaaagaaaaaaaataaagggaATTTTCCACGGTCAAAGCAATCCCAATCCCCTCTCATATTTTCACTAGGTTCTGAGAACCATCCTTCATCCAATAGCACGCAAAGCCTTGTGCTATACGTGACCCCTTCTTTCATCTTCCTCTCTCTTcttcatcttccctctcttctctctttcttatTAAATCCTTCACACCCTCTCTCTTTCAAAGATTTTTCTCTCTAAACACCATTCACAACCATTTCTCTTATGGCATCTTCTTCTGGTACCTTAGACACTACTTCTGCTTCCAATTCTTATACCAATAACTTCACTTTCTCAACACACCCATTCATGACCACTTCTTTCTCTGAACTCTTAGCTTCTTCCGCTGAAGACAAGCCTCgtgcttctgcttctgctgttGGTGTTCCTAAGTTCAAGTCTACACCACCACCATCTTTGCCTCTCTCTCCACCACCCATTTCTCCTTCTTCTTACTTCGCTATTCCTCCTGGTTTGAGCCTCCTCCTGGTTTGAGTCCTACTGAACTTCTTGATTTCCCTGTTCTTCTTAATCCTTCTAAcgtgagttttttttttcttttcttttaatcttTGTTTGACTGTGTTTTTTATGCTCTGAATTTTTTGAACCAGGAGAGAGAAGCATACTTTTGAACTTTGAACTTGTTCAAATCTGGAAATTTGACTAAGACTCGAGTTGACTTGATGAATTTCATACtattatttgataattttttttatcagtgGTTTGTGTCTTAAACAAGAGAAAAGTTAGTAGCTAGTATTagcttatgatttttttttaataattgattcttgttttgatgaGCAGATTTTGCCATCTCCAACAACGGGGGCATTTGTTGCACATAACTACAATAATtggaagaacaacaacaacaattctgGTGGGAACCAACAACAAGTTATCATCAAAGAGGAAGAAGGAAAGAACCACAATTTCTCAAACTTCTCTTTCCAAACCCAGCCATCTATGTTTCAATCCTCATCAACTGCCACAACTAAAACAGTATGTAACCAATTTCAAGTTAATTAttctataaattaattaatagtgGATCTAATTCCAATAATATTCTCttatcagcagcagcagcagccatGGGGATTTCAAGAATCCAACAAGAAACAGGAAAATTTCTCATCATCAAACACTGTGATGAAAACTGAGAACACTTGTTCCAACCAAAACAACAATGGGTTCCAATCAGattacaacagcaacaacaattaCCAGCCACAATCTCAGACTCTAAGCAGAAGATCAGATGATGGTTACAATTGGAGAAAATATGGTCAGAAACAAGTGAAAGGTAGTGAGAATCCAAGAAGTTACTATAAATGCACATTCCCAAATTGCCCAACAAAGAAGAAAGTTGAGAGATCCTTGGATGGACAAATCACAGAGATTGTTTATAAGGGTACTCATAATCACCCTAAGCCTCAGAATACTAGGAGaaactcttcatcttcttctaatTCTGCTGCGTTTGCAATTGCTCCCTCCAATCAAATGAACAACTCTGAGGTGACTGATCATCAATCTTATACACATGGTAGTGGACAAATGGATTCTGTTGCCACCCCTGagaactcctcaatttcagttgGGGATGATGATTTTGAACAAAGCTCTCAGAGGTGTAAATCAGGTGGagatgattatgatgatgatgaaccTGATGCCAAAAGATGGTAAATTTTTAGTTCCATcctttttattattatcattattatccaAAGAATTTCAGCTATGTCAGAAATACTTCTGattttttgttgctgtttttGGTTTTAGcctgatcttaattatatattattatctaCTTTATGTGGTTAATAACCCAAAGTTCATTTCATGGTCTAATGTTGTAATGAATTATGCAGGAAAATTGAAGGGGAAAATGAGGGAATATCAGGAGGTGGAAGTAGAACAGTGAGAGAACCAAGGGTTGTGGTTCAGACAACAAGTGACATAGATATCCTTGATGATGGCTACAGATGGAGGAAGTATGGCCAGAAAGTAGTTAAGGGCAATCCAAATCCaaggtaaaaatatttttaagtcacTTCTTTTGATTCATCTTTTTGGGAAATTCTTTCAACTTCTTTTATGTTCTATCATGTCACACTACTTTGATAAAttccttttttccttttctcttcgaTCAAACATGGCATGCACATCATAAAAGGACATAATATGTTGCATACTACTACTTGATTCATCTTTTTTTAAATTTGCACTGTAACATGGGTGTACCTATTATTCTGGTATAAAATTTCTTGGTCAAATTAGGCTTTAGGATACTACTACTTATGTTGCATGTGACACTAGAAGAATAAAGGATACTTATATAAAATCGactatcaaaattaattttttgtatcaAATGGAATTTTAGTTAGAAATCAGAAGTTAGTTTATTTGTTTCAAATTTTGACAATTTGCTGCACTATATCTATTAGACTAGCATCTGTTATAAcagttattttagtttcaaaagtTAGTGTCGATTAGTTTCAAATTCTGATCATTGTAGAACTCGACAGGAAGGAATTtgcaaaatatacattaaaaataaattatccaacatatatttatacactaaTACGTGATAATTGAATTTAGTACAtacatttttttagaatttttttctctatttcatttgtttgttttctttaattCTCTACTGTAATAAGTTCCACTTTTATTTGCGTTGAGTTCCTttctttaaaaacaaaatgcataTAACTCAATCCcaaaaaaccaaatttttttatgtttttattttgtgtctTAAGTCTGTTGATTTTGTAGGAGTTACTACAAGTGCACACACCCAGGTTGTCCAGTGAGGAAGCATGTAGAGAGAGCCTCACATGACCTGAGGGCAGTGATAACAACCTATGAAGGCAAACACAACCATGATGTCCCCGCTGCCCGCGGCAGCGGAAGCCATGCCTCTGTCAACAGACCAATGCCAAACAACCACCACAACAATGCAAGCATTGCAATTAGGCCTTTACCATCAATGAcacaccacaacaacaacaacactaaCAACACTACTTCCCTTCAACAAGGGCCAGAAGGACAATCACCCTTCACACTTGAAATGCTTCAGAACCCTTCAAGCTATGGATTCTCATCTTCTGGGTTTGGGAATCCAATGGGTTCTTACATGcctcagcagcaacaacaacaacagcaatcTGACAATGTGTTTTCTTCCAGAGCCAAGGAGGAACCTAGGGATGACATGTTCCTTGAATCTCtgctatgctgaaccaaaattcatatatatatactttttggcTTAGTTTGGGGGGGTTAGGATTATATTAACAAAATAAACTCAGGTTcatttcatttattgcattttttagtttgtttttttgTTGTTGTATATTTTACACAGCCACAGCCCATAGGATTGGTAATAGTGTATATTTTTCATATTTGTTGTATGTTACAAAATGTTATGTTGAAATTTTTTGATTAATTTAAGGGTCAGAAAAATGGCCTgaaattaatcttttttttttttgtatttgttttAGGATACtgtcatttatttatttgtttgataTATCTCTCTCATATTGTTTACAAGAAAGTAATTAAAATATGTAAAGAACTTTTTCTTGTTCACCACTGTAGTTATATTATgattttaatgttaaaaatatgAGACTCAAATTTAACTGGAAAATGGGATTGATGAAGGTAGGAGGGAAATTACGGATGGAGACTGATTTGGATACAATGGTTGGTCAAAGATGGAGAGCTGGATTACTTGGTGGTTAAGTTGGTCAATGTCAACTTTGGTTTTGTCTCTTTcttttgttatatatttataatttatttatttctattatACAAGTGTGGATGCTTCCAGGTTGCCACCTTATTTAACCAAGTGGGACAATCATCAATGTTCATGTCCAGTTGGAATGACAGAATTACCCCCCTTGGCGCCAAATTCTAGTACATACATACATGGATTAAACGCCAAGTGTTGGGAAGGGGCAACTCTTTGGGATTGTGATGAGGGCCTGCTGTATTTAAATTTATTCATATACCAAATTAATTAATTGTCTAATTTATCTTCTTAAgtgtattaaattaaattaattcagtaaaaaaataataaaacttaatttctgaaattttgTTAGTTAATGGAT includes:
- the LOC107609203 gene encoding LOW QUALITY PROTEIN: WRKY transcription factor WRKY24 (The sequence of the model RefSeq protein was modified relative to this genomic sequence to represent the inferred CDS: deleted 2 bases in 1 codon) encodes the protein MASSSGTLDTTSASNSYTNNFTFSTHPFMTTSFSELLASSAEDKPRASASAVGVPKFKSTPPPSLPLSPPPISPSSYFAISWFEPPPGLSPTELLDFPVLLNPSNILPSPTTGAFVAHNYNNWKNNNNNSGGNQQQVIIKEEEGKNHNFSNFSFQTQPSMFQSSSTATTKTQQQQPWGFQESNKKQENFSSSNTVMKTENTCSNQNNNGFQSDYNSNNNYQPQSQTLSRRSDDGYNWRKYGQKQVKGSENPRSYYKCTFPNCPTKKKVERSLDGQITEIVYKGTHNHPKPQNTRRNSSSSSNSAAFAIAPSNQMNNSEVTDHQSYTHGSGQMDSVATPENSSISVGDDDFEQSSQRCKSGGDDYDDDEPDAKRWKIEGENEGISGGGSRTVREPRVVVQTTSDIDILDDGYRWRKYGQKVVKGNPNPRSYYKCTHPGCPVRKHVERASHDLRAVITTYEGKHNHDVPAARGSGSHASVNRPMPNNHHNNASIAIRPLPSMTHHNNNNTNNTTSLQQGPEGQSPFTLEMLQNPSSYGFSSSGFGNPMGSYMPQQQQQQQQSDNVFSSRAKEEPRDDMFLESLLC